ACTCCCGGCGAGGATCAGGTCTTCAATCTCTCGGTGACCCGGCTCATTCGCGATATCGAGTTCACGAATACAGGTGAGGCATTCCTCGTGGGTCAGGAAGGCGTGAACAGGATCAAGCTCGCTGAGGTCACCGGTGATACGTTGATTCCTCGGCTCGATCTCGGGCTCGACACCTCGCTCTTCCCACCCACAGACTTTGAGGTGGAGGTAGACCCTGAAGGCACCTATCTCGTGGCCCGAAGCTCGAGTTTTGCAGGCGTGGCCGTCTTTGGCCTTGATGAAAATGGCGTCACCTCACGCCGTATCATCGAGCTTTCCGGCATCCCAACCGATATCGATCTCGTTCAAGGCGCGACCGACCAGATCCTGATTACTATTCGCGATCAGAACGAAATCGCGGTCGTCGCCGTGGATGACGCGCTCGAGACCCCCGAAGAAGAAGCTGTAGCCGTGAGTATCTACGCCGTGGGCGAGGAAGCGGGGCTCGCCCTGCTCACGCCTAATCAGGAGCAGGCCGTGCTCTACTCTACGCTGCCGCTTCTGCCGACGCTTTCGGTCTTCAATTTTGCGACCCAAACGCTCGAGTCGTGGGGGCTTAGAAATCAGATCGCCTCGGTGGTGACCTCGCCCGACAGCCAGAATGTGGTGGTGGTGCATAAGAGGCAGACCGAGATACGCCCAGGGATTGACGGCGCCTTTCAAAATTCTGAGGGGCTGACGCTCGTGAATCTGGCCACAGGCTACCGACGCCCGATCTTTTTGCAGGCTGAGCCGCTCGACGTGATCATGACGCCTGGCGAAGACACGACGCTTGTTTATGTGATGTTGGCGTCGAGCTCAGACTCGCGCCGCGGCGTGATGCGCCTCGATCTCGAGACCTTCCGCTCGGACTTTGTGGCGCTCCCCGCTCAGCCAAACAGGCTCGGGCGCGTGGGTGACAAGGTCTTTGTGAGCCAGGAGTCCGAAGACGGCAGGATCACCTTCTTTGATATCGAGACGAATTCACAACGTACGATTAGTGGATACGAACTAAACGCGGGGATCGAATGATGAAATGGATGCTAATAGGCGCTCTGGGTCTGACTTTGGCGTGCGCCGGCTCGGATGCTGATTTTAAAGACGGGTCGAGCGATAACGATAACAGTTTCAACAATCCCAATAACCCCAATCAGGGGCCGAATGAGCCGAACAACCCTCCGCCCGAGGAAGAAGACGAGTTTGAGTTCTCGAGTCCGGCCGTGGCCGGAGACCGAATCTTCGTGGCGAACGAAACGCTCAATGCGGTGGCCGTGATCGATAGCGAGTCGCTGCGGATTTCTTCGGTGCCTGTGGGCTTTAAGCCCACCGTGGTCGCCGGAGCCGAGAGCAATATCTTCGTGCTCAACGAGGGTTCGAGCACCGTGACGCGCATCGACCCAGAGACGCTCAAGACCCAGACATTCAGCGTGATGCGGCGCGCGAATGACCTCGTGGTTTCTCCGGACGGAAGCACGGCTTTCTCGTGGTTTAACGCCACGAAACCCGCAGCAAATCTTAGCGGTCAGGCCGATCTCTCCGCGGTCAGCATCATCACTGCAGATGCGAGCTACCAACTCGCGGTAGGCTTTGACGTACGTGAAGTCCGATTTAGCGAAAACGGCGAGTTCGCGCTCATCATAAGTGCGGACGGCATCTCGCGGATCCGCGTGACGGATATCACGGGGGACGCAATCGTTCCGCCGGTAAGTCTCGGTTCAGGTGAGGTTCGCGAGGTGCTGGTAGACGCCACGGGGCGTTGGGCGCTCGGCCGCCGGGTCGGGCTCAACGGCATGTTCATGGTGGATCTGGAGACCGGCGAGCTGACTGACCTGGAGCTCGGCCTGACGCCTAGCGATCTCGACTGGGTCGACGCAAATCGCCTCCTGGCTACGTTTCGCAATGACTCGCTCGGAGGCCTGAACTCAACCGCCGCTCTAATCGCGATTCCCGAGGGCATCCAGGCCTTGGCCGAACTCGAACCCGTCATCCCACCCGACCCCGACATGGGTTCGGATATGGATGATATGGGCGATATGACTGATATGGATATGGGCACGGACCCGGATGCTGATATGGCCGACATGCCTGCCGATATGGGCATGATGGTTCAGGTCGTGGAAGGTGTGGAGGTCTTGGACCTCGAGATCGACGGACTCGGCGCGGCCGAAGTCGCACCAGCTGGAAATCACGCCTTGATCTTCTCAACCATCGGCAGCGAAAGACGCGCAATTTTGCTGGACTTGGACACGCTTGAGCAACGCCCGCTGGCGTTTGAAAAGGGTGTTCGCGGCGCGGTTGCCGACTCGTTCGGCCGCACGTTTGTGGTCATTCATGACCGAGTCAACGAGCCGATTTTGCCCTCGATGACGCCGCTCGACCCCGAGTACATCGAGCGTTCATGGGCTGTTTCGCTGGTCAACGTGGCGGGCGCTGACAACCGGCTCGTGCTCACAAGCCATTACCCGGACCTCGCCACGCTCTGGTCCGACGAAGAAGGCCTGGTCAAGCTTTACATGACCTTCGGGCCCCAAGACGGCGAGCCGGTACTTGAGACGCATCAGGATCTCCTGGTGGCGAACCTCGAAACCTTTGCGACCTCCACCACTCGACTAGCCGGCGTCCCAGAAGGGCTCGGTGTGGTGAGCTCGGAGCGCCAAGTGTTTATTAGCCAGCGCCACCCTCAGGGGCGCATGACATTTATTGATGTGGACGATGAAAGTCGTCAAACAGTGACTGGATACCAACTCAACGCAGGGATTGATTGATGAATACTCGAAACAACTGTGGACGGGTACTAGTAGGAGCTGCCCTCCTCGCGTTAATGACGGCCTGCGGGCCAAGTGTGGACGACTCCCTGAATGAGGCGCGCTCGATAGTTGGGCCGCTCACCTTGGACGGACGCACGGCCTACGTGGATCAACAAAATGGCCATCTCTTTGTGCTCGACCCAACTCGGGATGAGGAGAAAGCGAGGCTCGATGTGGCGAAGTACGCGGCCGGGCAAAAGCCTGGCGCGGTGGCGACATCGGCCGACAAGACCAAGATCTACATCGTGGACGAAGAGGGCGACAAACTCCTCATCGTCAACGCTGAAGACGGTCAGACGACCTCGGTTGAGCTCAAGGCCGACTACGACCGCATTGCCGTTGACCCCGAAGGTGAGTTTGTAGTGCTCAGCTTCTCG
This Microvenator marinus DNA region includes the following protein-coding sequences:
- a CDS encoding YncE family protein, which codes for MMNRRLNYLFGAMLLGLAACGDDSSLTEANVGGGDYSPSPGEGNNTTDFDSGFSNTNNDGEEPFIPEEEVFLVRQLATTDNYVFIPNSSELANTVARVDANTLEVQPIRVGLSPTEIAATQISEVGAVAYVLCEGNHTISIIRADLPARTGTGLGDVRPLRVPAEVNALRLAPDGKHALAFIDPTLPFSGNAIASLQVLSLVRLADTPGEDQVFNLSVTRLIRDIEFTNTGEAFLVGQEGVNRIKLAEVTGDTLIPRLDLGLDTSLFPPTDFEVEVDPEGTYLVARSSSFAGVAVFGLDENGVTSRRIIELSGIPTDIDLVQGATDQILITIRDQNEIAVVAVDDALETPEEEAVAVSIYAVGEEAGLALLTPNQEQAVLYSTLPLLPTLSVFNFATQTLESWGLRNQIASVVTSPDSQNVVVVHKRQTEIRPGIDGAFQNSEGLTLVNLATGYRRPIFLQAEPLDVIMTPGEDTTLVYVMLASSSDSRRGVMRLDLETFRSDFVALPAQPNRLGRVGDKVFVSQESEDGRITFFDIETNSQRTISGYELNAGIE
- a CDS encoding YncE family protein, coding for MMKWMLIGALGLTLACAGSDADFKDGSSDNDNSFNNPNNPNQGPNEPNNPPPEEEDEFEFSSPAVAGDRIFVANETLNAVAVIDSESLRISSVPVGFKPTVVAGAESNIFVLNEGSSTVTRIDPETLKTQTFSVMRRANDLVVSPDGSTAFSWFNATKPAANLSGQADLSAVSIITADASYQLAVGFDVREVRFSENGEFALIISADGISRIRVTDITGDAIVPPVSLGSGEVREVLVDATGRWALGRRVGLNGMFMVDLETGELTDLELGLTPSDLDWVDANRLLATFRNDSLGGLNSTAALIAIPEGIQALAELEPVIPPDPDMGSDMDDMGDMTDMDMGTDPDADMADMPADMGMMVQVVEGVEVLDLEIDGLGAAEVAPAGNHALIFSTIGSERRAILLDLDTLEQRPLAFEKGVRGAVADSFGRTFVVIHDRVNEPILPSMTPLDPEYIERSWAVSLVNVAGADNRLVLTSHYPDLATLWSDEEGLVKLYMTFGPQDGEPVLETHQDLLVANLETFATSTTRLAGVPEGLGVVSSERQVFISQRHPQGRMTFIDVDDESRQTVTGYQLNAGID